Proteins co-encoded in one Enterobacter sp. R4-368 genomic window:
- the hemL gene encoding glutamate-1-semialdehyde 2,1-aminomutase: MSKSENLYNAARELIPGGVNSPVRAFTGVGGTPLFIERADGAYLYDVDGKAYIDYVGSWGPMVLGHNHPAIRNAVIEAASRGLSFGAPTEMEVKMAQLVTELVPTMDMVRMVNSGTEATMSAIRLARGFTGRDKIIKFEGCYHGHADCLLVKAGSGALTLGQPNSPGVPADFAKHTLTCTYNDLSSVRAAFEQYPQDIACIIVEPVAGNMNCVPPLPEFLPGLRALCDEFGALLIIDEVMTGFRVALAGAQDYYGVTPDLTCLGKIIGGGMPVGAFGGRREVMDALAPTGPVYQAGTLSGNPIAMAAGYACLTEVAQPGIHATLTELTTQLANGLLDAAQEAGIPLVVNHVGGMFGLFFTDAESVTSYQDVVKCDVERFKRFFHLMLEEGVYLAPSAFEAGFMSVAHSEEDIDNTIDAARRVFAKL, translated from the coding sequence ATGAGTAAGTCTGAAAACCTCTATAACGCAGCGCGTGAGCTTATCCCGGGCGGTGTGAACTCACCGGTACGCGCCTTTACCGGCGTGGGCGGTACGCCGCTGTTTATCGAGCGTGCTGACGGTGCTTATTTGTATGATGTCGACGGCAAAGCCTATATCGATTACGTCGGTTCCTGGGGCCCTATGGTGCTCGGTCACAACCACCCGGCAATTCGCAACGCGGTGATCGAAGCGGCCAGCCGCGGCCTGAGCTTTGGCGCGCCTACCGAAATGGAAGTCAAAATGGCGCAGCTGGTCACCGAACTGGTGCCGACCATGGATATGGTGCGCATGGTGAACTCTGGCACCGAAGCGACAATGAGCGCTATTCGTCTGGCTCGCGGGTTTACCGGCCGCGATAAAATTATCAAATTTGAAGGCTGCTACCATGGCCACGCCGACTGCCTGCTGGTGAAAGCCGGTTCCGGTGCGCTGACGCTGGGCCAGCCGAACTCACCGGGCGTTCCGGCCGATTTCGCTAAACACACCCTGACCTGCACCTATAACGATCTCAGCTCGGTACGCGCGGCGTTTGAGCAATATCCGCAGGATATCGCCTGTATCATCGTCGAACCGGTCGCCGGAAACATGAACTGCGTGCCGCCGCTGCCGGAATTCCTGCCGGGCCTGCGCGCGCTGTGCGATGAGTTTGGCGCGCTGCTGATTATTGATGAAGTAATGACTGGTTTTCGCGTCGCGCTGGCGGGTGCACAGGATTATTACGGTGTGACACCGGATCTGACTTGCCTTGGCAAAATTATCGGTGGCGGCATGCCGGTCGGCGCATTTGGCGGGCGTCGCGAGGTGATGGACGCGCTGGCACCTACCGGCCCGGTCTACCAGGCGGGTACGCTCTCCGGTAACCCGATTGCCATGGCGGCAGGCTATGCCTGTTTAACCGAAGTCGCCCAGCCGGGCATTCACGCCACGCTGACCGAACTGACCACGCAACTGGCCAACGGTCTGCTGGACGCCGCGCAGGAAGCCGGCATTCCACTGGTGGTCAACCATGTCGGTGGGATGTTTGGTCTGTTCTTTACCGATGCCGAAAGCGTGACCAGCTATCAGGATGTGGTGAAGTGCGACGTAGAACGTTTTAAACGCTTCTTCCATTTGATGCTGGAAGAAGGCGTATACCTTGCGCCGTCGGCGTTTGAAGCGGGCTTTATGTCTGTCGCGCATAGCGAAGAGGATATTGACAACACCATCGACGCTGCACGTCGCGTGTTCGCCAAATTGTAA
- the fhuC gene encoding Fe3+-hydroxamate ABC transporter ATP-binding protein FhuC gives MQENNTLPDTTFQLSDVTFRVPGRTLLHPLSLTFPVGKVTGLIGHNGSGKSTLLKMLGRHQPPSDGDILLDGQPLASWSSKAFARKVAYLPQQLPQAEGMTVRELVAIGRYPWHGALGRFGIADREKVEEAIALVGLKPLAHRLVDSLSGGERQRAWIAMLVAQDSRCLLLDEPTSALDIAHQVDVLALVHRLSQQRGLTVIAVLHDINMAARYCDYLVALRGGEMIAEGTPDVLMRAETLEHIYGIPMGILPHPAGAAPVSFVY, from the coding sequence ATGCAGGAAAACAACACGCTTCCCGATACCACCTTTCAACTCAGCGATGTCACCTTTCGTGTGCCCGGCCGCACGCTGCTGCACCCGCTGTCGCTGACCTTTCCGGTGGGTAAAGTCACTGGTTTGATTGGCCACAACGGCTCCGGAAAATCCACACTGCTGAAAATGCTTGGCCGTCACCAGCCGCCCTCGGACGGTGATATTTTGCTGGATGGGCAGCCGCTCGCTAGCTGGAGCAGCAAAGCCTTTGCCCGCAAAGTGGCCTACTTGCCGCAGCAGTTGCCGCAGGCGGAAGGGATGACGGTTCGTGAACTGGTGGCGATTGGCCGCTACCCGTGGCACGGGGCGTTGGGGCGCTTTGGCATTGCCGACAGAGAAAAAGTGGAAGAAGCGATTGCGCTGGTGGGCTTAAAGCCGCTGGCGCACCGCCTGGTCGATAGTCTCTCCGGCGGCGAACGCCAGCGCGCGTGGATCGCCATGCTGGTGGCGCAGGACAGCCGCTGCCTGCTGCTGGATGAACCTACCTCGGCGCTGGACATCGCCCATCAGGTGGATGTGCTGGCGCTGGTGCACCGCTTGAGCCAGCAGCGCGGGCTGACGGTGATTGCCGTGCTGCACGATATCAATATGGCGGCGCGGTATTGCGATTATCTGGTGGCGCTGCGCGGTGGTGAGATGATCGCCGAAGGCACGCCGGACGTATTAATGCGCGCCGAAACGCTGGAACACATTTACGGCATCCCGATGGGGATCCTGCCGCATCCTGCGGGGGCAGCACCGGTGAGTTTTGTTTACTGA
- the fhuA gene encoding ferrichrome porin FhuA, whose product MARPNTAQPVNTTLRKIAVVVATAVSGMSVYAQAATTQKEETITVTTSAAPQESAWGPAATIAAKHTATATKTDMPLEKTPQSISVVTSEEIALHQPKSVKEALSYTPGVAVGTRGASNTYDYLIIRGFAADGQSQNNYLDGLKMQGNFYNDAVIDPYMVERAEILRGPTSVLYGKSSPGGLLNMVSKRPTTTPLYEVQFKAGTNNLFQTGFDFSDALDDDGVFSYRLTGLARSANAQQEGAKEQRYTIAPSFSWRPDDKTNFTFLSYFQNEPDTGYYGWLPKEGTVEPLPNGKRLSTDFNEGAKNNTYSRNEKMVGYSFEHAFDDTFTVRQNLRYAQNKTSQNSVYGYGMCSDPLYSGNPSTSPCAGIAQSEWGHYLTRQYVIDSEKLQNFSVDTQLQSTFSTGDIDHILLTGVDYMRMRNDINSWFGYAGSVAPSDIYNLDRSDFDFDAHSTPSGAYQILNRQQQTGLYAQDQAQWDKVLVTLGGRYDWAKQSAYNRTSDTTTKRDDNQFTWRGGVNYLFDNGVTPYFSYSESFEPASTSGASGAIFAPSKGKQYEAGVKYSPKDRPVVLTGAVYQLTKSNNLMADPAGSFWSVEGGEIRARGVEIEAKAALSANLNMVGSYTYTQAEYTTDTNYKGNTPAQVPKHMASLWGDYTFYDGALSGLTLGTGARLTGSSYGDPANSFKVGSYTVVDALVRYDLARFGMAGSNVAVHVNNLLDREYVASCFNTYGCFWGAERQVVATATFRF is encoded by the coding sequence ATGGCGCGTCCTAACACTGCTCAGCCAGTCAACACTACGCTGCGTAAAATCGCGGTTGTAGTAGCCACAGCGGTTAGCGGCATGTCTGTTTACGCACAGGCTGCAACAACCCAAAAAGAAGAAACCATCACCGTTACCACCAGCGCCGCTCCGCAGGAAAGCGCATGGGGACCGGCGGCGACCATCGCCGCGAAACACACGGCGACGGCGACGAAAACCGATATGCCGCTGGAGAAAACGCCGCAATCCATCTCGGTGGTGACCAGCGAGGAGATCGCGCTGCATCAGCCGAAATCCGTGAAAGAAGCCCTCAGTTATACGCCGGGTGTCGCTGTCGGTACGCGTGGCGCCTCCAATACCTATGACTACCTGATTATTCGTGGTTTTGCCGCCGACGGGCAGAGCCAGAACAACTACCTCGACGGTTTGAAGATGCAGGGCAACTTCTATAACGACGCGGTAATTGATCCTTACATGGTTGAGCGTGCGGAAATTCTGCGCGGCCCCACTTCCGTGCTGTACGGAAAAAGCAGCCCGGGTGGCCTGTTGAATATGGTCAGCAAGCGCCCGACCACCACGCCGCTGTATGAAGTACAGTTTAAAGCCGGCACCAATAACCTGTTCCAGACCGGCTTTGATTTTAGCGACGCGCTGGATGATGACGGTGTTTTCTCCTACCGCTTAACCGGGCTGGCGCGTTCTGCTAACGCACAGCAGGAAGGGGCAAAAGAACAGCGCTACACCATTGCGCCATCGTTTAGCTGGCGTCCTGATGACAAGACCAACTTCACTTTCTTGTCCTATTTCCAGAACGAGCCGGATACCGGTTATTACGGTTGGTTGCCGAAAGAGGGAACCGTTGAACCGCTGCCAAACGGCAAGCGTTTATCGACCGATTTCAACGAAGGTGCGAAGAACAACACCTATTCCCGTAATGAGAAAATGGTGGGTTACAGCTTCGAACACGCGTTCGACGACACCTTTACCGTGCGCCAGAATCTGCGTTACGCGCAAAATAAAACCTCGCAAAACAGCGTGTACGGTTATGGCATGTGCTCGGATCCGCTCTATTCCGGCAATCCATCAACTAGCCCGTGTGCAGGTATCGCCCAGTCTGAATGGGGACATTACCTGACACGCCAGTACGTGATTGATAGCGAGAAATTGCAGAACTTCTCTGTTGATACGCAACTGCAAAGCACCTTCTCCACCGGGGATATCGATCATATCCTGCTGACCGGTGTCGACTACATGCGTATGCGCAATGACATCAATTCATGGTTTGGTTATGCCGGTTCTGTTGCGCCGTCGGATATTTACAATCTGGATCGCAGCGATTTCGACTTCGACGCGCATTCCACGCCTTCCGGTGCGTATCAGATCCTGAACCGCCAGCAGCAAACGGGGCTTTATGCTCAGGATCAGGCGCAGTGGGATAAAGTGCTGGTGACGCTGGGCGGACGTTACGATTGGGCTAAACAGAGCGCGTACAACCGCACCTCCGACACCACAACGAAACGCGACGATAACCAGTTCACTTGGCGCGGTGGCGTTAACTACCTGTTCGACAACGGCGTAACGCCGTATTTCAGTTACAGCGAATCGTTCGAACCGGCGTCCACTTCAGGGGCGAGCGGTGCGATCTTCGCGCCGTCGAAAGGCAAGCAATACGAAGCCGGTGTGAAATACAGCCCCAAAGATCGTCCGGTTGTGTTGACCGGCGCGGTCTATCAGCTCACCAAGAGCAACAACCTGATGGCCGATCCAGCAGGTTCTTTCTGGTCGGTTGAAGGCGGTGAAATTCGCGCGCGCGGCGTTGAAATCGAAGCCAAAGCGGCGCTGTCAGCCAACCTGAATATGGTCGGTTCTTACACCTATACGCAGGCGGAATACACCACCGACACCAATTACAAAGGCAACACCCCGGCGCAGGTGCCAAAACACATGGCATCGCTGTGGGGCGACTACACCTTCTACGACGGCGCGCTCTCGGGCCTGACATTAGGCACCGGCGCTCGCCTGACGGGTTCCAGCTATGGCGATCCGGCGAACTCCTTCAAGGTGGGTAGCTACACGGTTGTCGATGCGCTGGTTCGTTACGATCTGGCTCGCTTCGGTATGGCTGGCTCCAACGTGGCGGTTCACGTCAACAACCTGCTCGATCGTGAATACGTCGCAAGCTGCTTTAACACTTACGGCTGCTTCTGGGGCGCAGAACGCCAGGTGGTGGCGACGGCAACCTTCCGCTTCTAA
- the fhuB gene encoding Fe(3+)-hydroxamate ABC transporter permease FhuB: protein MNRRVSPFPALLLTVLFIAAAVLSWNNLTVALPRAQWAQAFVAPDINLIDQMLFHYSLLPRLVISLLVGAGLGLVGVLFQQVLRNPLAEPTTLGVATGAQLGITITTLWSIPGVLASQFAALAGACAVGALVFGVAWGKRLSPVTLILAGLVVSLYCGAINQLLALFHHDQLQSMFLWSTGTLTQTDWSIVQRLWPQLLGCAVLTLLLLRPLTLMGLDDGVARNLGLALSLARLAALTLAIALSALLVNAVGIIGFIGLFAPLLAKMLGARRLLSRLLLAPLIGALILWLSDQVIWWLTRVWMEVSTGSITALIGAPLLLWLLPRLRSMSAPAMDAGDNVAAERQHVQWFALGGFVLLLLAMGLALTFGRDATGWHFASGQLLDELMPWRWPRIVAALTAGVMLAVAGCIIQRLTGNPMASPEVLGISSGAAFGVVLMLFFVPGNAFGWLMPAGSLGAAVTLLIIMVAAGRGGFSPHRMLLAGMALSTAFTMLLMMLQASGDPRMAKILTWISGSTYNASGEQVWRTGVMMVMLLALTPLCRRWLTILPLGGDTARSVGMALTPSRVGLLLLAAALTATATMTIGPLSFVGLMAPHIARMMGFRRTMPHMVISALVGGVLLVFADWCGRMLLFPFQIPAGLLSTFIGAPYFIYLLRKQSR, encoded by the coding sequence ATGAACCGACGTGTTTCGCCTTTTCCCGCGTTGCTGCTGACGGTGCTTTTTATCGCCGCTGCCGTGCTTAGCTGGAACAATTTAACCGTCGCTTTGCCGCGCGCGCAGTGGGCGCAGGCCTTCGTCGCGCCGGACATCAACCTTATCGATCAGATGCTGTTTCACTACAGCCTGTTGCCGCGTCTGGTGATTTCTCTGCTGGTCGGTGCCGGGCTTGGCCTGGTCGGTGTGCTGTTTCAGCAGGTGCTGCGAAACCCGCTTGCCGAACCGACAACGCTGGGCGTGGCAACCGGGGCGCAACTGGGCATCACCATTACCACGCTGTGGTCGATCCCCGGCGTGCTGGCTTCACAGTTTGCCGCGCTTGCCGGGGCATGTGCAGTCGGCGCGCTGGTGTTTGGCGTGGCCTGGGGAAAGCGTTTGTCGCCGGTGACGCTGATCCTCGCCGGTCTGGTGGTGAGCCTCTATTGCGGGGCGATTAACCAACTGCTGGCGCTGTTCCATCACGATCAACTACAAAGCATGTTTTTATGGAGCACCGGGACGCTAACGCAAACCGACTGGAGCATCGTGCAGCGCTTGTGGCCGCAGCTGCTTGGTTGTGCGGTGTTAACGCTGCTGCTGTTGCGCCCGCTAACGCTGATGGGGCTGGATGACGGCGTTGCGCGTAATCTTGGCCTGGCGCTGTCGCTGGCGCGCCTGGCGGCCCTGACGCTGGCGATTGCGTTGAGTGCGTTGCTGGTCAATGCGGTCGGCATTATCGGTTTTATCGGCCTGTTTGCGCCGCTACTGGCGAAAATGCTCGGCGCACGTCGCTTGTTGTCGCGCTTGCTGCTGGCACCGCTGATTGGCGCGCTGATCCTCTGGCTCTCCGATCAAGTTATCTGGTGGCTGACTCGCGTGTGGATGGAAGTTTCCACCGGTTCGATCACTGCGCTGATTGGCGCGCCGTTGCTGTTGTGGTTGCTGCCACGGCTGCGCAGCATGAGCGCACCCGCGATGGATGCCGGGGATAACGTGGCGGCTGAGCGCCAGCACGTTCAGTGGTTTGCGTTGGGCGGTTTCGTGCTTCTGTTGCTGGCGATGGGGCTAGCGCTGACGTTCGGGCGTGACGCGACAGGCTGGCATTTTGCCAGCGGACAGTTGCTCGACGAACTGATGCCGTGGCGCTGGCCGCGCATTGTCGCTGCGCTCACCGCCGGCGTGATGCTGGCGGTGGCGGGGTGTATTATTCAGCGCCTGACCGGCAACCCGATGGCCAGCCCGGAAGTGCTGGGGATAAGCTCAGGCGCGGCGTTTGGCGTGGTATTGATGTTGTTCTTCGTACCGGGTAACGCGTTTGGCTGGCTGATGCCCGCCGGGAGCCTGGGGGCCGCGGTGACGTTGCTGATTATCATGGTTGCCGCCGGGCGCGGTGGCTTTTCGCCGCACCGTATGCTGCTGGCAGGGATGGCGTTGAGCACAGCGTTTACCATGTTGTTGATGATGTTACAGGCAAGCGGTGACCCGCGCATGGCAAAGATCCTGACGTGGATTTCCGGCAGCACTTACAATGCCTCTGGCGAACAGGTTTGGCGTACTGGCGTGATGATGGTGATGTTGCTGGCGCTGACACCGCTGTGTCGCCGCTGGTTAACGATCTTACCGCTTGGTGGTGACACCGCGCGTTCAGTCGGGATGGCGCTGACACCGTCGCGCGTCGGCCTGTTGTTACTGGCAGCAGCGCTCACGGCAACGGCGACCATGACCATTGGCCCGCTGAGTTTTGTTGGCCTGATGGCACCGCATATCGCGCGGATGATGGGGTTTCGTCGCACAATGCCGCATATGGTGATTTCAGCGCTGGTGGGGGGAGTACTGCTGGTGTTTGCCGACTGGTGCGGGCGGATGCTGCTGTTTCCGTTTCAGATCCCCGCCGGGTTGCTGTCGACCTTTATCGGCGCGCCATACTTTATCTATTTGCTGAGAAAGCAGAGCCGCTAA
- the fhuD gene encoding Fe(3+)-hydroxamate ABC transporter substrate-binding protein FhuD: MTGLHHISRRRLLTAMALSPLLWNMRNAHAAAIDPTRIVALEWLPVELLLALGVAPYGVADVQSYNLWVNEPALPASVIDVGLRTEPNLELLTQMKPSWLVWSAGYGPSEAKLAQIAPGRGFTFSDGKKPLAMAKHSLNEMAQILNLEAAAKKHLDEFDALIEARKPHFARRGDRPLLMITLLDPRHVLAFGPNCLFQEVLDSVGIRNAWHGETSFWGSVAVGIDRLAEYKDVDVICFDHGNEQDMQKLMATPLWQAMPFVRAGRFQRVPAVWFYGATLSAMHFTRVLDNALGGRA, encoded by the coding sequence ATGACTGGATTACATCACATTAGCCGTCGTCGCTTACTGACGGCGATGGCGCTCTCTCCCCTGTTGTGGAACATGCGCAACGCGCACGCCGCGGCGATCGATCCGACGCGCATTGTCGCGCTGGAGTGGTTGCCGGTTGAATTGCTGCTGGCGCTCGGCGTCGCGCCTTATGGCGTTGCGGATGTGCAGAGTTACAACTTGTGGGTCAACGAGCCTGCGTTGCCCGCTTCGGTGATTGACGTTGGGCTGCGTACCGAGCCGAATCTCGAATTGCTGACGCAAATGAAACCCTCCTGGCTGGTATGGTCGGCAGGTTATGGCCCTTCCGAAGCGAAGCTGGCGCAAATCGCGCCGGGGCGCGGCTTCACCTTTAGCGATGGTAAAAAGCCGCTCGCCATGGCGAAGCACTCGTTAAACGAGATGGCGCAGATCCTCAATCTGGAGGCCGCCGCGAAAAAACATCTCGACGAATTTGATGCCCTCATTGAAGCGCGAAAACCGCATTTTGCACGTCGCGGCGATCGCCCTTTATTGATGATCACCTTGCTCGACCCGCGCCATGTGCTGGCGTTCGGGCCGAACTGCCTGTTCCAGGAAGTGCTCGATAGCGTGGGCATTCGTAACGCCTGGCACGGCGAAACCTCTTTCTGGGGCAGCGTGGCGGTGGGTATCGATCGGCTGGCGGAATACAAAGACGTTGATGTTATCTGTTTCGATCACGGTAACGAGCAGGATATGCAAAAACTGATGGCGACGCCGTTGTGGCAGGCGATGCCCTTCGTGCGCGCCGGGCGTTTCCAGCGGGTGCCGGCGGTCTGGTTTTATGGCGCAACGCTGTCGGCGATGCATTTTACCCGCGTGCTGGATAATGCGCTGGGAGGCCGGGCATGA